The DNA window aaataaaaatgatacttttacctcgtatgttaccgaccgtaacatacctttcgaatATTACAAATAAGAGATCAAAATATATGGTTGAGAAGTTTTGAACCCTCGCTGTCTACTCAATTCTCTATCAACCAACTTAAAGTAAATAATCTTGAACCAACCCAAGTCAATACTTCAACCGAAtcttcaatacataaatcaagaaCTCGGATTGCTTATCAACACAGAGCAATAttcgtacaaaattcataattaattcggtacagcttcaaatcaagatctgTAAATTGGATATGCAATAAAACTCGATGCCCAAcaattcttcttcacaaacttttgtcaaataaagtcatttactcagtcgttcataatctgaaacatataacataattttcgaaattccgcATCAGTAAAAATCTGGCATAGTTTAGTATTTAAAGCATAACTCCCTCAAATCTGGCATAGCCTAGGCGCTAGGTGCTACTATTCTAGCGCCGCAGTGCTTGAAGAGTGCCGATGaacagtaattttttttttttcaaaaatttttttaaaaaaaatttgggcattacaattcttcccccctaaaaatagatttcgtccttgaaatcaAATCATCAATTTCAAGTCTACGATATAATGAACAATACTGAAAATAAGACCGAGAATAGAAgcatacttcatttgaataactctggatatttcTCTCTCATTTTGTCTCCTAATTCCCAAGTTTCCTCCTCGACACCATGTCTAttccactgtactttaatcaactgtatcaatttatttctgagttgcttatcttttctgtctagaatctgaatcggtctctcaatatagctcaaagtctgatctaactcaacctcgtcaggtggaagtacatgagaaggatctggatgatatttcctcaacatacacacatgaaaaacatcatgaacacctgataatgcaggaggaagagctaatctataagccaaatcaccaacacgttccaaaatctcatacggacctacaaatctcggtgataattttcctttctttccaaatctaattGTATCACagaaaggagatattttcagaaaaactctgtcacctttaTCAAAAATCCATGGTcgtctcctgatgttcgcatacttagcctgcctatcctgagcagctcgcatacgactctgaatcaatttcaccttccctgtcatatctcttatcatatcaggtcctacaattggtgcttcagataaatcgtcccaatacaaaggagatcgacacttcctgccatatagtgcttcaaatggtgacattccaatgcccgcttgataactgttgttataaTAAAACTCGACAAGTAgtaacgaatcctgccaaccaataccaaatctatcactacagctctcagcatatcctctaatgtctgaatagtacgttctgactgaccgtctgtctgaggatgatatgctgtactcaaatgcaaacgagtaccaagggcctcttgtaaactctgccaaaaatgagaagaaaatctgggatcacgatctgatacaatggacttaggcacatcatgcaatctcaaaacttctctgatgtacatctggccatctgatcatgcctatatgtcatctAATAAGGAATgaaacatgaagacttggttaatctatcaacgataaccccaattgaatcgcaacccctcgacaacctcggcaatttcgtgacaaagtccatggtgatatggtcccacttccattctggaaccttaaggctatgcaaaagaccttctggtcgctttctttctgctttcacttgttgacaattcaaacaacgagatacaaattctgaTATGTCAGATTTCACTCACGTGGAGTCGGACGCTTACCAAGCACGGACTTTGCTCCACGTAGGAGCATCCGCGACGGAATATTTTAGCGAcagaatatatataaaaaccaTCGCTAAAATTGAATCAGCGACGGTTCAAAAACCGAACCGTCGCTGAttcaattttagcgacggtttgtgaACCGTCGCTGATTTAATATTATCGACGGTTTGTGAACCAGATGGAGGACTTCTCAAGTTTCAAAGGGCCTcttttattgtaaattttaatttttagttctATTTGTATATATAcgaaatataaatatgattaataGTTTGTCAACTAATTGCCTGCATtatttttggacaaaaatttgtgtgagacggtctcacggatcatattttgtgagacggatcctTATTTaggtcatacatgaaaaatttttactttttatgctaagagtattactttttattgtgaatatcggtatggttgacccgtctcacagataaagattcgtgagaccgtctcacaagagacttactcttatTTTTTAAGGAATTGCATTGGGCTTTGAGATTGAATAAGTCTAGAGGTCATGTAATTTCACAATATAAGtgatattatttgaaaaaagaACTAAAAATATTCTAGTAAAATGTAtagtattttgtgaaatataAAATGCCAAAACGGTGTACAAATTTGCTTAATGTTGGTCCGCAGCATCTTGTACATGACATTCGATCACATAATGATGTTGAGGAAAATGAACAACATTCAATTGAGATATCCTAGTCTTACGACTTCTCCACAGTCCCAGGAAACACCAATTTTGGTTCCATGATCATTTCAAGATTGGCATCATCTGATGTCCAGCCTCTTTTGGTTGATAAGACATGAAAAACTTATTTCTTGATGAATTTTTTGTCTGTTTTTTTTCTCTGtcttcactacaacaaaaatgtcTTTTTGCAGCGCGCAAATTCTCTTTCCGCAgcgcacattgcacgctgcaaaGATGCAAGCCGTTGAAAGTTTAAGATTATCCGCGgcgtacatgtgcacgctgttaatacaaTTATCCGCAGCGTGCAGCTCTCTCATCAGTCAGGCAGATGCGATTGTTATTGTTAGATATTCAAGATACCCTGTAggatttagcgacgatttagaAACTGTCGCTAACATCAGCGACGGTTTAACTGaaaaaaattagcgacggattctTAAGCGTCGcggattcaattttagcgagGATTTTTTGAACCGTCGCTGATTCaattttagcgacagttttgatatatattccgTCGCTAAAATATTCCGTCGGAGCGCCCCCACGTGAGCACCATCCGCGCTTATCAAACGCGGATTGCAGTAGTTTTGcaaaattttttgaattttttttaaaattaaaatagttttaaaaaaaaccccaaAATTAGGGGTGTATTGTTTATTCCTCAAAACTTTTAGtattttatcaaaataatataaatatatttctaaCTTTTATTTTCGAATGATGCGCCGATACGTTGAATATTTCGAGCCAACCTCGTACATGGTACATCAATATAAAGATGGTAAATCAGCCCCAACTGAACTGGGCTTGGTTGATGagaaattaaaacaaaaacaaaataaacttGTACTAACAAATTAGCCATTATCGAAGAAAGTTATTCCCCGTATGCAATTTTTCATTTCGGGAACATAAATGAAACATAATTCTTGAACATAACCTTCACTGactgttataaaaaaaattaaaaatttgataATGTACAGAACACACTCCTCAGTCCTCCCCCTGATAATAACTCACAGCACGCATTTACGCCACATCCTCCATTCTTGACGCCTTCAATTCCGACAACACCTTCTCCACAATCGCCTTCATGGCGGGAGCACTTACTTGACATTTACCATCATCAAAGCAAGATCTTCCTTCTTCTGCAGCTTTACACAGCTGAGGGTCCAAGGGAACCTTTCCAAGAAAGGGAACCCCCATGCCTCGACACATTTTTGCGCCACCACCAGCACTACCGTCGAAAACTTCACAAAAAGCGAACAAATTCAGCATTTCTGGTGCCTTCTCCATCAAGTACATGATAGCCCACTCAGTCATGTCTTTTTGCTCGCCAGCATCTGTCAGGCTCAAGAATCTGAGATCCGACAATGGTTGACACAAACCACTCATATTCTCCACGACTCCAAGAATCGGTAGCTCAACTTTCCTGCAGAAGCTGACTTCTTTCCTCACATCTATAAGAGATACCTGTTGTGGAGTGGTAACTATAATGGCACCGTCTATTCCGGTTGCCTTAAGGAACTGGACAACTGAAATATGCTCATCTGAGGTCCCAGGTGGTGCATCGACTACAAGAAAATCAAGCTCACCCCAGTACACATCCTTCAAGAATTGCTTGATGAGTCCATTCTTTCGTGGCCCTCTCCATACGACAGCCTCATCAGCGTCAGGGAGCATGAAACCGATAGACATGACCCCAAGGTTAGACTCAACGTAAACAGGAGACCAACCAAGGTTACTCTGATGAATCTGTTGCCCTTCAAGACCGAGCATCTTCGGGGTGCTTGGACCGcaaatatcaatatcaagaagaCCTACCTGGTAATCCATACCACCTAAGGCAAAAGAAAGTTGAGCTGAGAATGTACTCTTCCCAACTCCACCCTTGCCGGACAACACCAGAATTTTGTGTTTTACTGTTGCCATTCTCTTTCTGCTATAGAAACCAAGTCTGCAGATAAAATGTCAAGAAGTAAATTAAAAGCACAAGTTCGATAACTACAGGAATATATAGCTAACCAGTCAGAATACAACACAAAAAGGATGgtctttttcatattttagcATCTCTATGATTATGAAGAAAACCCAGACATTGATTTTAATGGTACTCACTGTTAAAAGAGATCCGACACCAAAAAATCAGATCAAACAAATTAGATACAACTTAtaaactcaaataaataatttagaccTGGGTCGGGTCCTTTCGGAGCAGTAGCGCAAGCCTCCTGATTAGGGCATCCTTCACAAGAATCGGATTTTCCAGCTGATTCAGATTGAGTCCCCGGGCAATCTGAAATTTTCACCAGGAAAAgattgattaaaaaataagcGATCTCAACAAAAAATAAACAGCTAAAATCTGAAATTGCATGTGTAAACAACAGCTAAGAAGATTCACATACATTCATTGGCGTTTTCAGGTATTTCGTTGCCTCCGTTTTCCATCTCTCTTACTCTTCTTGTCTGAAAAACCAACCCCTTGGAACCCTGAGAAATTTATCGCATGTGTGAAATGTTGTGGAGCGAAATGGACCGGAAATGGGGATTTTTAAAGACAATTTGCGAAGGTTTATCCTTAAACCGTCgcctttagcgacggttttaaataCAACCGTCGCTTTTAGCCACGGAAtattccgtcgctaatagcgacagtttaaTAGAACCgtttaatttagcgacggtgttGAATCCACCTGTCGCTATCAGCGACTGAAAGAGTTAAcctgtcgctaatagcgacggtacCTCAAAACCGTCGCCAATAAAGTCGCGACGGTTTTTCTTACATTGTCGCCATATTTAGCGATTTTAATAAAACTGTCGCTacggttttaacaaaaaccgGCGCTTTCATATTAAAAACTGTCGCGAatgcaaattttttttgtagtgtaGATTTCAAATCCTGGCTCCGCTATTGCATGTTACTATTGTTTTAACTTCTCACttataacataaaaatttttaacttttatTCCATATAATCtctatttcttttattttcattCTTATTTTCTAATTTATTAATGTCATAAAGTTTAATCTCAATTTTCgtatattttttctaaaaacGATAATATTATATGCATGCATCGTGTGTTCTTGCTTACtatatatattctattttattaagtttgagcaCATGATAGTAACTATCCAGGAggacaccaactttttcttcTAATTTTACCCTTAcatgatactaatattataattttgttttttgttattttgttttgtttttttaaatttcaacacacacttttatttttattttatttatttcaacaactcaaatatcaatttagtcaatccataaattattaaattacactttagtccatcgataataataaaaaacttTTGCGTGTGTGCATAATAACTAGTATCTATAATAAAGCAGCCGTGATGACTTGGAAATAATTTGATTAATAGTTTGATTGGCCAATAATACAATGTTTCTTCTCAAAATCGACCGAAAGACACGAGGGTGGGTCTTGAGTCACTTGATATGTCTTTTCAACTTAATGAATGATTATTATTCGAGGAGTTAAATCTCATATGTTttcatattaatatattaaaattgaacTTTACTACAACATGAATATCGTCATCAGCCATCTTGATTAGACGATTTATTTAATAAGCTGAATAATTATAATgtccgagattttgattattgtaatctgaaatgatttgttgataaattgatatgattatagacagaacggatcagaccgagaAAGACGAGCGAAGacacgaattatgtgcgaggactgaacccctgaattatgtgcgaagactgaacccctcgcgcatatgcgcgaccggacagggcgcatatgcgcgagataagcagagaacctcacgcatatgcgcgagtatggcagagagttgcaaagaacctcgtgcatatgcgcggcatatgcgccgggtgagggcgcgcatatgcgctagttGCTGTGAAGATACGCGCCGAGatatagtgtctcgcgcatatgcgccgaaagaggtcgcgcatatgcgcgtgactTGCAGTGTGAAGAATGAGCCACATGGCTTAAAcatgcattgtatatatattaattatcatTCCTTCAGCTGAAAACAAGAAGAAACGAAAAGCTTCAGGGAAGATTCTCAAAAGTTCCTTGAATCAGAGATCTGCAAATCCAGCCGCCTGAATTTCAATCCAACTTCGATACTGTGTTTCTattgacgagagcttcaactggacgtaagttttactacgttttgatatgacttgaaaatatgatattgaaataatcggatatgattcatatgtggtgttcttgacatagtaaacatcgtataatcgaaaccggattgaggAACAGATACTGTacgaaattgttatgattttcagaatgaatttgattgagatttgatatcagattcgtgttgttatcgattatgagttgtgggaattgatatatgttgatttgtattgctgggtatgttgagattgtgcagttatgctgttgaaacaaaattagattgagttatgattatatcctatattgatttgagttgtgtattgatattatactcctcgatattgtcattgccagattgagtattgacatgcttcgaattcgagacttcgatttcGTCAGatagacagaaagaaaggtataaatcaatgttgaaccgggaagatacgactcgagtttgatttgactcgagtttcccaaaaccacatactttactttttTCATTggtatttgcaattcatgagattgatatgcttagtctattgagttatagcaaagcatcgGTTAGAGTCTTAGGTAGATGCGCCTAGTCATGGGCAGAGCCGCCAAGTCttcggcagaaccgccaagacactagacttttggtgtatcgatgttgcgtaggagtagatcgacttctattgcagagattcgatacagaataccaaagtctgagttagatcgggatccctagattagagatgagtcgagtctgagatgacgagtcatgagtttatttacaattttacatcattcatgttttcggatttgataaatgttattgataactgttatatgcttttatatatgtttttatatgattgcatgtttacattgtttatactgggattatattctcaccggagttatccggctgttgtcgtgtttgtatgtgtgcatgacaacagatgggacatgatcagggtcaagaagaggatgagagaggacTAGTTAGCGTGCAGATCCGGATCAGAAGTAGATAGGCTTcggcacttgatatatagtagttgaaccctagtttgattttaatgtattaagtacaagacatgtactttacttttgatatgtatatcagattgattacattacatttccgcatttgtatttaaaaaaaaatttagacccgatttatttaattgatctaattattcccaaagatgattaagaaatgaattagtgtccgggtccccacagcaggtggtatcagagcagtaggttctgtagactgagatagaaactagtgagcggggtagaatgagttttcttccttgcttttgattgctagcatgttttactgctttggaatgcatgtttacctgattatctgatttgattggaaacatgtattattgagaatgaatcagaaccgattcttgatcagcagtaagatgatcagaggaggactgaaacatgtttgatatcagtgaattctttaaaacattgtgtactacagtatgacggtcATGAGATTAAGTTAGACTGCATCgtacttgggttatctgattttgattgtattatcggtatcgatatgttgaccaagtacagagctaccgttgattgtttccataagattatgagattcagacctgaaatggctgacgaatgaaaattttacggtaaaggttctagatcgagaattcctttgatatctgctatgtcCATGACTCGATTactacagaaaggagcagagggattccttgtgtattcagttgacttactgaaatcgagcccatcattggctgatttgccagtggtctaTGAGTTTgttgatgtcttcccagatgagattccgggtttgcctccgatacgagagatagacttcagcattgagttgatgccaggtacagttccgatttctagagctctgtacagaatgacatcgattgagttgaaagagcagttagaagatttactggtcaagggttacatcagaccgattgtttctccttggggtgctccagtgttgtttgtgaggaagaaagacggttctatgagactctgcattgactaccgacaactgaacagggctacggtaaagaacaaataccctttgtctcgtattgatgatttatttgatcagttgcagggttcttctgtttattccaagatcgatctgagatctagatatcatcagctgagagtcagagattctgatatatcgaagacagcgttccgaaccaggtatggccattaagAGTTTATttttgtcatgccgtttgggttaacgaatgctccagctgtgtttatgggtctggtgaaccgtgtgtttcagagataccttgatgagtttgtgattattttcattgatgatattttgatatattcgaagaatatgattgatcatgctgagcatctgagaactgtgttgagaattctgagggctgagaaattatatgccaaactgttttgggtcatattatatccggagacggtatttctgttgatcctagcaaggttgaggctgtgatcagttggccgagatcgacatctgtgccagagatacgcagttttatgggtttagcaggatattaccgatgattcatcaaagatttctcgagtattgctaaaccgattacgcagctgactcagaaaaatgctccgtttgtttggtcagaagactgtgaatccagttttctggaattgaagaaaagattgaccagtgctccgatcttgactattccatcaggtactggtgactttgtc is part of the Primulina tabacum isolate GXHZ01 chromosome 18, ASM2559414v2, whole genome shotgun sequence genome and encodes:
- the LOC142533701 gene encoding LOW QUALITY PROTEIN: cytosolic Fe-S cluster assembly factor NBP35-like (The sequence of the model RefSeq protein was modified relative to this genomic sequence to represent the inferred CDS: deleted 2 bases in 1 codon) — its product is MENGGNEIPENANEYCPGTQSESAGKSDSCEGCPNQEACATAPKGPDPDLVSIAERMATVKHKILVLSGKGGVGKSTFSAQLSFALGGMDYQVGLLDIDICGPSTPKMLGLEGQQIHQSNLGWSPVYVESNLGVMSIGFMLPDADEAVVWRGPRKNGLIKQFLKDVYWGELDFLVVDAPPGTSDEHISVVQFLKATGIDGAIIVTTPQQVSLIDVRKEVSFCRKVELPILGVVENMSGLCQPLSDLRFLSLTDAGEQKDMTEWAIMYLMEKAPEMLNLFAFCEVFDGSAGGGAKMCRGMGVPFLGKVPLDPQLCKAAEEGRSCFDDGKCQVSAPAMKAIVEKVLSELKASRMEDVA